Proteins encoded by one window of uncultured Ilyobacter sp.:
- the mprF gene encoding bifunctional lysylphosphatidylglycerol flippase/synthetase MprF → MKKRSKIFTFSLSIIFFIAAIILIQKELANYSYTDIKNAVLEIKGDMILLSIFLSILSYILLIFLDSLALRYTGLNFEYYKIIFVSFVSRAFGNNLGISALSSSAIRFRFYSLWGVPYNKIIKLITFCYSTSWIGLIATGGFVFTFWPVTIPYKFNFFLEDNREIGIIFILLTLCYVLFSMGSKYINWRFEFPSLPISFIQISLSVFEWSVAGSVLYVLLPSTSKIHFFTFISIFVTGQLIGIVSNLPGGIGAFEFIMISFLSQFISVHEILSGLILYRLIYYLLPLFFAVVLLGAYEVSVKKEFFSRLTNFFDSFIAPFIPIVLATGMFAGGFIMLFSGFTPSELWRIEWLGRFFSVATLEVSHFIGSITGFLLLMLATGIKRRLNSAYFISIFLLIIGIISSLLKGLNYEEALLLLVILLLLIPSKKHFYRKASALTSYLSGNGILLIFLATASALWIGFFSYKHVEYSRELWWQFELKKNAPRFLRSTLGIALATIFYVITKILKPVTDYTMENSGEGIEDARKILMTSEKTYSNLVLMGDKSIIFDKDRDSFIMYGVSGKSMIAMGDPVGNSEGISELIWLFYEIAMKNGKRVVFYEVGTEYLNYYLDIGLNVLKIGEEAVVDLYEFSLEGGSRKGLRYTYNKLQKDGCSFRIIEQMEIDSVIDELEEISDTWLDLKKGSEKKFSLGSFDKDYIKNFRVGVIEKDGKITAFCNLWETSSKNELSVDLMRYRPVSPDSVMEFLFINLMLWGKENNYKWFNLGMAPLSGIEGRELSKFWNRFGNFVFNLGGHFYNFKGLRNYKDKFSPQWRPKYIVFSGDLSLLNVLKDIYVLVSGGLKEIIKK, encoded by the coding sequence ATGAAGAAAAGATCTAAAATTTTTACTTTTTCCCTAAGCATCATATTTTTTATAGCAGCAATAATTTTAATTCAAAAAGAGCTCGCAAATTATAGCTACACGGATATTAAAAATGCAGTTTTAGAAATAAAGGGGGATATGATTTTATTATCTATCTTTTTGTCTATTTTAAGTTATATTCTTTTAATTTTTTTAGATTCTCTTGCCTTGAGGTACACAGGATTAAATTTTGAATATTATAAAATAATTTTTGTATCCTTTGTCAGCCGGGCTTTCGGAAATAATCTGGGAATTTCAGCCCTCAGCTCATCTGCCATAAGATTCAGATTTTATTCCCTGTGGGGGGTTCCCTATAATAAAATAATAAAACTGATTACCTTTTGCTATTCCACCTCGTGGATAGGTCTTATTGCCACAGGAGGTTTTGTCTTTACTTTTTGGCCTGTGACAATTCCTTACAAATTTAATTTTTTCTTAGAGGATAACAGAGAGATAGGGATAATTTTTATATTATTGACTTTATGCTATGTTTTGTTTTCAATGGGATCAAAATATATAAACTGGCGTTTTGAATTTCCATCCTTGCCCATCTCTTTTATTCAGATATCTTTATCGGTATTTGAGTGGAGTGTCGCCGGAAGTGTACTTTACGTTCTTTTACCTAGTACATCTAAAATACATTTTTTTACATTTATATCTATATTTGTAACTGGACAGCTCATCGGTATTGTAAGCAACCTTCCAGGGGGTATAGGGGCCTTTGAATTTATCATGATCTCATTTTTATCTCAGTTTATATCTGTCCATGAAATATTGAGCGGTTTGATTCTTTATAGATTGATATACTATCTTCTCCCCTTATTTTTTGCCGTTGTTCTCCTGGGGGCTTATGAAGTTTCCGTTAAGAAGGAATTCTTTTCGCGACTTACAAATTTCTTTGATAGTTTTATAGCACCCTTTATTCCCATAGTACTGGCTACTGGCATGTTTGCCGGAGGATTCATAATGCTGTTTTCTGGTTTTACTCCTTCGGAATTATGGCGGATAGAATGGCTGGGGAGATTTTTTTCAGTTGCCACTTTAGAGGTTTCTCATTTTATAGGAAGTATTACAGGTTTTTTGCTTTTGATGCTGGCCACAGGCATAAAACGGAGGTTGAACAGTGCCTATTTTATATCCATATTTCTTTTGATTATAGGGATTATCTCTTCTCTTTTAAAAGGATTAAACTACGAAGAAGCACTTTTGCTCCTTGTGATACTTCTTCTTTTGATTCCTTCGAAAAAACATTTTTATAGAAAGGCTTCGGCACTGACTAGTTATTTGAGTGGAAACGGGATTTTGTTAATATTTTTAGCGACTGCATCAGCTCTTTGGATAGGATTTTTTTCTTATAAGCACGTAGAATATTCCAGGGAACTTTGGTGGCAGTTTGAGCTCAAAAAAAATGCTCCTAGATTTTTACGTTCGACTCTCGGAATAGCGCTAGCAACAATCTTCTACGTCATTACTAAGATTCTGAAACCTGTAACCGACTATACCATGGAAAATAGTGGCGAGGGAATCGAAGATGCCAGAAAAATACTTATGACCTCAGAGAAGACATACTCCAATTTAGTCCTCATGGGGGATAAGTCCATCATATTTGATAAGGATAGAGATTCTTTTATAATGTACGGAGTCAGTGGTAAAAGTATGATCGCCATGGGAGACCCTGTAGGGAACAGCGAAGGTATTTCTGAGCTCATATGGCTTTTTTATGAAATAGCAATGAAAAATGGTAAGAGAGTCGTCTTTTATGAAGTGGGGACAGAGTACCTCAACTACTATCTGGATATAGGATTAAACGTACTAAAAATAGGAGAGGAGGCAGTGGTTGATTTATATGAGTTTTCCCTTGAGGGAGGGTCACGGAAAGGACTAAGATATACCTACAACAAGCTGCAGAAAGATGGATGTTCCTTTAGAATAATTGAGCAGATGGAGATAGACAGTGTAATCGATGAGCTTGAGGAGATTTCAGACACCTGGCTTGATCTGAAAAAAGGTTCTGAAAAAAAATTCTCTCTCGGAAGTTTTGATAAAGATTATATAAAAAACTTTAGGGTAGGAGTTATAGAAAAGGATGGAAAAATAACTGCCTTTTGCAACCTTTGGGAAACCTCAAGTAAAAATGAACTTTCTGTAGACCTAATGAGGTACAGGCCAGTTTCTCCAGATTCTGTCATGGAATTTTTATTTATAAACCTTATGCTTTGGGGTAAGGAGAATAATTATAAATGGTTCAACCTGGGGATGGCTCCTCTGTCTGGAATAGAAGGACGTGAACTCTCTAAATTTTGGAATCGTTTTGGAAATTTTGTCTTCAATCTTGGTGGACACTTTTATAACTTTAAGGGTCTGAGAAATTATAAGGATAAATTTTCTCCACAATGGCGCCCAAAATATATCGTTTTTTCAGGAGATCTGTCACTTTTAAATGTCTTAAAGGATATTTATGTACTGGTTTCAGGGGGTTTGAAAGAGATTATTAAAAAATAG
- a CDS encoding metallophosphoesterase — protein sequence MPKFIFGLISLLAVNFFMYFYVILEIALFFNVKNKSFLFVLAFFTSIMIIPATILIVKNNNLLTQLLYKTAGILMGVFFLTFVSLIFSRMLSIILKIPPKNLEIAAFGLSSVLIIYSLHNARNISVETVKIDDFGEKIKIVQISDLHLSSEASNGLSEIIDRINLMDPDIVLITGDMVSQDTPITEKTFEPLKNLNAKSYFVTGNHEYYIDENKISEIIENSRVKVLRDEVDLFHGVQIAGLKYRHDKKKSIEALSALELSHDKPVLLMNHVPLDHGDERIKLTVSGHTHYGQIVPFNLLVRLTTKYIKGLYKLEDAYIYVSPGTGTWGPPMRLGSKNEITLYDLR from the coding sequence ATGCCAAAGTTTATATTTGGATTGATCTCTTTATTAGCAGTTAATTTTTTCATGTATTTTTATGTGATTTTAGAGATAGCTTTATTTTTCAATGTAAAAAACAAAAGTTTCCTTTTTGTACTTGCTTTTTTTACATCTATTATGATCATACCAGCAACTATTTTAATAGTAAAAAATAACAATCTTTTAACCCAGTTGTTATACAAGACAGCCGGAATTTTGATGGGCGTCTTTTTCCTCACCTTTGTATCTCTCATATTCTCTAGGATGCTAAGCATAATTTTGAAAATTCCTCCTAAAAATCTGGAAATAGCAGCTTTTGGACTTTCCTCTGTACTTATCATCTATTCTCTTCACAATGCAAGAAATATATCTGTAGAAACTGTAAAAATAGATGATTTTGGAGAAAAAATAAAAATTGTCCAGATAAGCGACCTTCACCTTTCGTCAGAAGCCTCTAACGGACTTTCTGAAATAATAGACAGGATAAATCTTATGGATCCCGACATAGTTCTCATAACAGGGGACATGGTTTCACAGGATACACCTATAACAGAGAAAACCTTTGAGCCCTTGAAGAATTTAAATGCAAAATCGTACTTTGTAACTGGCAATCACGAGTACTATATCGATGAGAATAAGATTTCCGAAATTATAGAAAATTCCAGAGTGAAAGTACTGAGAGACGAGGTGGATCTCTTTCATGGGGTTCAGATTGCAGGTTTGAAATACCGACATGACAAGAAAAAATCCATTGAGGCTTTATCTGCTCTAGAGTTATCTCATGACAAACCTGTTCTTCTTATGAACCACGTCCCCCTTGACCATGGCGATGAGAGGATAAAATTAACTGTGAGCGGCCATACCCATTACGGGCAGATAGTTCCCTTTAATCTTTTGGTGAGACTGACAACTAAATACATAAAAGGTCTCTATAAGTTGGAGGATGCTTATATCTACGTGTCGCCTGGGACTGGCACATGGGGACCTCCTATGAGGCTTGGGTCTAAAAATGAGATTACCCTGTATGATTTGAGGTAA
- a CDS encoding ATP phosphoribosyltransferase regulatory subunit has product MKNYRKEEEFVMDLEKVFESYGYEKIRLNAFERYETYFENKDIIREGNLLKIINPKGDLYVLRPDMTLPVVKYFSDTQANRGKFYYNDSVFRTDKKGLGFVERKQVGIEYLGGENILSDVEVLDLAVQTLEKLDENYLLCISHTEFIKEMVNSISEDQEIRNQILDYLYRRSSDLESYLNKLEVDQKKISQVIKLNLLFGNFEKEKETLYEMAVTEKQKKILEDLEMILKALNKKYPQDRIKVDFSISVALDYYNGLIFKGYISEIRKPVLSGGRYDTLVRRFGKDASALGFCVEIDNYFDSIKRESTKIDYLFLYSDIDSGFEAMEKAREIRKHGKTVRVLSEDKSESPEELKEKYSVIQYF; this is encoded by the coding sequence ATGAAAAACTACAGAAAAGAAGAGGAGTTCGTAATGGACCTTGAAAAGGTCTTTGAATCATACGGATATGAAAAAATAAGGCTAAATGCCTTTGAAAGGTACGAAACATATTTTGAAAACAAGGATATTATCAGAGAGGGAAATTTATTGAAAATAATCAATCCCAAGGGTGATCTCTATGTATTAAGACCTGATATGACCCTGCCTGTTGTAAAGTATTTCTCTGATACTCAGGCAAACAGGGGTAAATTTTACTACAATGACAGCGTATTCCGTACAGATAAGAAGGGTCTTGGCTTTGTTGAAAGAAAACAGGTGGGTATAGAATATCTCGGGGGGGAAAACATCCTCTCTGATGTAGAGGTTTTAGACCTTGCTGTACAGACCTTAGAAAAACTTGATGAAAACTATCTTCTATGTATATCACACACTGAGTTCATCAAAGAGATGGTAAACTCCATATCAGAAGACCAAGAGATCAGAAATCAGATACTAGATTATCTATATAGAAGAAGCAGCGACCTGGAAAGCTACCTAAATAAACTGGAAGTTGACCAGAAGAAAATATCTCAGGTGATCAAGCTGAATCTCTTATTCGGAAACTTTGAAAAGGAAAAAGAAACCCTTTATGAGATGGCGGTAACTGAGAAACAAAAGAAAATATTAGAGGACCTTGAGATGATTTTAAAGGCTCTCAATAAAAAATATCCTCAGGACAGGATAAAGGTGGATTTTTCAATAAGTGTGGCCCTTGATTATTACAATGGACTGATCTTCAAAGGCTATATCTCTGAAATCAGAAAACCTGTATTGAGCGGCGGAAGATATGACACCCTTGTGAGAAGATTTGGAAAAGATGCCTCTGCCCTCGGGTTTTGTGTAGAGATAGACAATTATTTTGATTCTATAAAAAGGGAAAGTACAAAGATCGACTATCTATTTCTTTACTCTGATATAGACAGCGGATTCGAAGCCATGGAAAAGGCCAGAGAGATAAGGAAACATGGTAAAACAGTAAGAGTGCTGTCAGAAGATAAGAGTGAGTCTCCTGAAGAGCTAAAAGAAAAATATTCAGTCATTCAGTATTTCTAG
- the hisG gene encoding ATP phosphoribosyltransferase has product MYINIALPKGRLGKKSYELLKKIGYSCKELEEENRKLVFTSEENKVRYFWVKPSDVPVYVEKGIADIGVAGVDVLLESEADVYDMLDLGFGKCYFAIAAPKGWKSGNRTLKIATKYINYSRKHFEKIERKVELIKLNGSVELAPIVGLSDAIIDIVETGATLKENNLEIVEKLEDISARVIVNKVNYKFKNETIEKVLGDMKGEL; this is encoded by the coding sequence ATGTATATCAATATAGCTCTGCCTAAGGGCAGATTGGGGAAAAAGTCATATGAACTTTTGAAAAAAATAGGTTATTCATGTAAAGAGCTAGAAGAGGAAAACAGAAAGCTTGTCTTCACAAGTGAGGAAAACAAAGTGAGATATTTCTGGGTAAAGCCAAGTGATGTACCTGTATATGTTGAAAAAGGTATAGCAGATATCGGTGTGGCCGGAGTAGATGTTCTCCTAGAAAGTGAGGCAGATGTTTATGACATGCTCGATCTTGGTTTCGGAAAATGCTATTTCGCCATAGCGGCTCCAAAGGGATGGAAGAGCGGCAACAGAACTCTGAAAATAGCCACAAAATACATCAATTATTCAAGAAAACATTTTGAAAAAATAGAGAGAAAAGTAGAGCTTATAAAACTAAACGGATCGGTAGAACTGGCTCCTATAGTGGGACTTTCTGACGCAATCATAGATATAGTGGAAACTGGTGCCACACTAAAAGAAAATAATCTAGAGATAGTAGAGAAATTAGAGGATATAAGTGCAAGGGTAATAGTAAACAAGGTCAACTATAAATTTAAAAATGAAACTATAGAGAAAGTACTAGGGGATATGAAGGGGGAGCTTTAA
- the hisD gene encoding histidinol dehydrogenase yields the protein MKILRSSEYDAIKAEILSRGDLDYKDINVTVEEIVKNVKEKGDKAVLGYTAKFDGAELEKMEVTKEEMDRAWERTPDSLKNALTEAGDSIRKFHEKQKRNSFMDNSLKGRITGQLINPIEKVGIYVPGGKSPYPSTVLMNAIPAKVAGVKELTMITPPGKSGDIMDNILVAARIAGVDRIFKIGGAQGVAALAYGTETVPKVYKITGPGNIYVALAKKQVYGMVDIDMIAGPSEILIIADDTANPKYIAADLLSQAEHDELASSILVTPSEKLAEAVSKEVDIQLAKLAKKEIAEKSLENYGRIIITKNLDEAIDMANDIATEHLELMVAEPFLYVNSIKNAGAIFVGENTPEPLGDYYAGPNHTLPTNGTSKFSSPLSVDDFIKKTSVIYYSKDALREVKDTVLEISDSEGLTAHSNSIRIRFEEE from the coding sequence ATGAAAATACTCAGAAGTTCAGAGTACGATGCCATAAAGGCCGAGATACTCTCAAGGGGTGATCTAGACTACAAGGATATCAACGTCACTGTAGAAGAGATAGTCAAAAACGTAAAAGAAAAGGGAGACAAGGCGGTACTTGGGTACACTGCAAAGTTTGACGGTGCAGAACTGGAAAAGATGGAAGTCACAAAAGAGGAGATGGACAGAGCATGGGAAAGAACTCCTGATTCTCTTAAAAATGCTCTCACAGAAGCTGGGGACAGCATAAGAAAATTTCATGAAAAACAAAAGAGAAACTCCTTTATGGATAACTCATTAAAGGGAAGAATCACCGGTCAGCTTATAAACCCTATAGAAAAGGTGGGAATCTATGTCCCTGGAGGAAAGTCTCCATACCCTTCTACTGTACTTATGAATGCCATCCCTGCAAAGGTGGCAGGAGTAAAAGAACTCACAATGATAACTCCTCCTGGAAAGTCGGGAGATATAATGGATAATATCCTTGTAGCTGCAAGAATAGCAGGAGTTGACAGGATCTTCAAAATAGGCGGAGCCCAGGGAGTGGCTGCCCTTGCATACGGTACAGAGACTGTACCAAAGGTATACAAGATCACAGGCCCAGGAAACATCTACGTAGCCCTTGCCAAGAAGCAGGTCTACGGAATGGTAGATATCGACATGATAGCAGGACCTAGTGAAATACTGATAATAGCAGATGATACGGCTAACCCAAAATATATCGCAGCGGATCTTCTTTCTCAGGCAGAACACGACGAACTGGCTTCATCTATACTTGTAACTCCTAGTGAAAAACTGGCAGAGGCAGTATCTAAAGAGGTGGATATACAGTTAGCTAAACTTGCTAAAAAAGAGATAGCAGAAAAGTCCCTTGAAAATTACGGAAGAATCATAATAACAAAGAATCTGGATGAGGCTATAGATATGGCAAATGACATCGCCACAGAACATCTAGAACTCATGGTTGCCGAGCCTTTCCTATATGTAAACTCCATCAAGAATGCAGGAGCAATATTTGTGGGAGAAAACACTCCTGAACCTCTAGGAGACTACTATGCAGGGCCAAATCATACCCTTCCTACAAACGGTACTTCAAAATTCTCCTCTCCCCTGTCGGTGGATGATTTCATAAAGAAGACCTCGGTAATCTACTATTCTAAGGATGCCTTGAGAGAGGTAAAGGATACTGTACTGGAAATATCAGACAGTGAGGGGCTCACGGCTCACAGCAATTCTATCAGAATAAGATTTGAGGAGGAGTAA
- the hisC gene encoding histidinol-phosphate transaminase: MKFWSNITKSLTPYVPGEQLNETDIVKLNTNENPFPPSPKVIESLQNAIGSQLKKYPDPESTELKDAIADFYNIESENVFAGNGSDEVLAHVFMAFFKDKKLYFPNITYSFYPVYCGLYEIDYQPISLNYKFQMETEDYLGLDGNIIFPNPNAPTGIEVELSTIEEILIKNPDNLVVVDEAYVDFGGKSAVELIGKYKNLLIVQTFSKSRSLAGMRVGFAIGDTELIEGLVRVKDSFNSYPLDRLAQAAGEAAIRDREYFEYTCSEIIKNREWTVTELEKRGIEVLPSTANFIFAKVDNAENLYEELKSRKVLVRYFKKPLINSYLRISIGTKEEMEKLIKNIDQIMGV, translated from the coding sequence ATGAAGTTTTGGAGTAATATTACCAAGAGTCTGACTCCCTATGTACCTGGAGAACAGCTCAATGAAACTGATATAGTAAAATTAAATACAAATGAAAACCCATTTCCACCCTCTCCCAAGGTAATAGAGAGTTTGCAAAATGCCATCGGATCTCAGCTGAAAAAATATCCAGACCCTGAAAGCACCGAACTGAAAGACGCCATCGCAGATTTCTACAATATCGAATCTGAAAATGTCTTTGCAGGAAACGGTTCTGACGAGGTTTTAGCCCATGTATTTATGGCTTTTTTCAAAGACAAAAAACTTTATTTCCCAAATATAACATACAGCTTCTACCCTGTATACTGCGGACTTTACGAGATAGACTATCAGCCTATCTCACTAAACTATAAATTTCAGATGGAAACAGAGGACTACCTGGGGCTAGACGGAAACATAATATTCCCAAATCCCAACGCTCCTACAGGTATAGAGGTCGAATTATCTACTATAGAAGAGATACTTATAAAGAATCCAGACAACCTTGTAGTTGTAGATGAAGCCTATGTGGATTTCGGCGGAAAATCTGCAGTAGAACTTATAGGCAAATACAAAAATCTTCTTATTGTTCAGACCTTCTCAAAATCAAGGTCTCTTGCTGGTATGAGGGTAGGATTTGCAATAGGAGATACAGAACTTATAGAGGGGCTTGTAAGGGTAAAAGACTCCTTTAACTCTTATCCGCTAGACAGGCTTGCACAGGCTGCAGGGGAAGCAGCTATAAGGGACAGAGAGTATTTTGAATATACATGCAGCGAGATAATAAAAAACAGGGAATGGACAGTAACAGAACTGGAAAAGAGGGGTATAGAGGTGCTTCCGTCCACTGCAAACTTTATATTTGCAAAGGTAGATAATGCTGAAAATTTATATGAAGAGCTAAAATCCAGAAAGGTTCTTGTGAGATACTTTAAAAAACCTCTTATAAACAGCTATCTCAGAATTTCCATAGGAACAAAGGAAGAGATGGAAAAGCTGATAAAAAACATAGATCAGATTATGGGGGTGTAA
- the hisB gene encoding imidazoleglycerol-phosphate dehydratase HisB, which produces MRTGQVMRNTKETNIELELNLDGTGKYDISTGVGFFDHMMELFTRHGLFDIKLKVKGDTYIDCHHSVEDAGIALGKAFKDALGDMKGIKRYGSFYLPMDETLTLSAVDISGRAFLYMDPIPDKRVGDMESEMVKEFFWGFVRNAGITLHIKLIHGENTHHIIESIFKGVARALDQAVTIDDRIIGEIPSTKGVI; this is translated from the coding sequence GTGAGAACAGGTCAGGTAATGAGAAACACAAAAGAAACCAATATAGAGCTCGAGTTAAATCTTGACGGAACTGGAAAATACGACATCTCAACAGGTGTGGGTTTTTTTGATCATATGATGGAGCTTTTTACAAGACATGGTCTATTTGATATAAAGCTAAAAGTAAAGGGAGACACCTATATCGACTGCCATCACTCTGTAGAAGATGCAGGAATAGCCCTGGGGAAGGCTTTTAAGGATGCTTTAGGAGATATGAAAGGGATAAAAAGATACGGAAGTTTTTATCTCCCAATGGATGAAACTCTTACTCTAAGTGCAGTGGACATTAGCGGAAGAGCCTTTCTCTATATGGATCCCATCCCTGATAAAAGAGTTGGGGATATGGAGAGTGAGATGGTGAAGGAGTTTTTCTGGGGATTTGTGAGAAATGCCGGTATAACTCTGCATATAAAACTTATCCACGGAGAAAATACCCACCATATAATAGAGAGTATATTTAAAGGTGTGGCTAGAGCTCTAGATCAGGCTGTGACCATAGATGACAGAATTATAGGGGAGATCCCTTCTACAAAAGGAGTGATATAA
- the hisH gene encoding imidazole glycerol phosphate synthase subunit HisH: MIAIIDYGVGNIHSVMSALNKLEIENILTADPEIIKNADGILLPGVGAFRDAIKSLEDTGLIPLIKDCVAEGKPLLGICLGMQLLYEKSYEDGEYDGLGLLKGEVISFKSRISQDLKIPHMGWNRLNVKKDSPLFKYLGENEFVYYVHSYFASGKNEDLLASSEYGIEVPGVVGHGNIMGMQFHPEKSSSTGLKLLKAFGEMVK; encoded by the coding sequence ATGATCGCAATTATAGATTACGGTGTGGGAAATATTCACTCTGTTATGAGTGCCCTGAATAAACTTGAGATCGAAAATATTCTGACTGCCGATCCTGAGATAATAAAAAATGCCGACGGTATCCTACTTCCTGGTGTTGGAGCCTTTAGGGACGCCATAAAAAGTCTCGAGGATACTGGCCTCATCCCTCTCATAAAAGATTGTGTGGCAGAGGGTAAGCCTTTGCTTGGAATCTGTCTAGGGATGCAGCTTCTCTATGAGAAAAGCTATGAAGACGGTGAATATGACGGTCTAGGGCTGCTAAAAGGAGAAGTTATCTCTTTTAAATCTCGAATATCCCAGGACCTAAAGATCCCTCATATGGGATGGAACAGATTAAATGTAAAAAAAGATTCTCCACTCTTTAAATATCTGGGAGAGAATGAATTTGTATATTATGTACACAGTTACTTTGCCAGTGGAAAAAATGAAGACCTCCTGGCATCTAGCGAGTACGGTATAGAGGTCCCTGGGGTAGTGGGACACGGGAATATAATGGGGATGCAGTTCCATCCTGAAAAAAGCAGCAGCACAGGATTAAAACTATTAAAAGCATTTGGGGAGATGGTGAAATGA
- the hisA gene encoding 1-(5-phosphoribosyl)-5-[(5-phosphoribosylamino)methylideneamino]imidazole-4-carboxamide isomerase, with product MIIFPAIDLKDGKAVRLSKGDFNNVDVFSDKPWEVAKGFEEKGAEWIHLVDLDGAKDGENKNLDVIKKIREVVNVKLQLGGGIRTLETAEMLLNMGIDRIILGTAAIENPELLKNLVEKYGEKIAVSVDEKNGKAATKGWLEESSIGAFDLCKSLKETGVKTIIYTDISKDGMMAGPNFDAYVKINKLGVDVIASGGVSTPEDISVLRKADIYGAIVGKAIYLGKIKLEEVL from the coding sequence ATGATAATTTTTCCGGCAATAGATCTAAAAGACGGAAAGGCAGTAAGACTGAGCAAGGGAGATTTTAACAACGTTGATGTCTTTTCTGACAAACCTTGGGAAGTAGCAAAGGGTTTCGAAGAAAAAGGTGCAGAGTGGATACACCTTGTGGACTTAGATGGTGCAAAAGACGGTGAAAACAAAAACCTTGATGTAATAAAAAAAATAAGAGAAGTGGTAAATGTAAAACTTCAGTTGGGGGGAGGAATCAGAACTCTTGAAACTGCTGAAATGCTTTTGAATATGGGGATAGACAGAATAATCCTGGGAACGGCGGCAATTGAAAACCCGGAACTCTTGAAAAATCTTGTAGAAAAGTACGGAGAGAAAATAGCAGTGTCCGTAGATGAGAAAAACGGGAAGGCCGCTACAAAGGGATGGCTAGAGGAAAGTAGTATCGGTGCCTTTGACCTTTGCAAGTCACTCAAAGAAACAGGGGTAAAAACAATAATCTACACAGATATATCAAAAGACGGAATGATGGCAGGACCAAACTTTGATGCCTATGTGAAAATAAATAAACTAGGGGTAGATGTGATAGCCTCTGGAGGAGTTAGCACTCCTGAAGATATATCAGTCCTGAGAAAGGCTGATATCTACGGAGCTATAGTCGGAAAGGCTATATATTTAGGTAAGATAAAACTTGAAGAAGTGCTTTAG
- the hisF gene encoding imidazole glycerol phosphate synthase subunit HisF encodes MITKRIIPCLDVRDGKVVKGVKFEGIRDVDNPVKLAEMYNEMGADELVFYDITATNEGRELFTDIVEKVANEVFIPLTVGGGINTLLDFDRVLKAGADKVSVNSGAIKNPELIREAALKYGNQCVVLSVDVKRVDGVFKVFLNGGRKETGLEAIEWIKQGCRLGAGEIVVNSIDTDGVKGGFDLELLEAVGNVVDVPVIASGGAGKMEDFKVLFEKLPKIDAGLAASIFHFGEVKIPDLKRYLKEQGIEIRI; translated from the coding sequence ATGATAACCAAGAGAATTATCCCGTGTTTAGATGTAAGAGATGGTAAGGTTGTCAAAGGAGTTAAATTCGAAGGGATCAGAGATGTTGATAATCCCGTGAAACTTGCTGAGATGTACAACGAAATGGGAGCCGATGAGCTGGTTTTTTATGATATAACTGCTACCAATGAAGGTAGAGAACTCTTCACCGACATAGTGGAAAAAGTGGCAAACGAAGTATTTATACCTCTCACTGTGGGAGGGGGTATAAATACCCTACTGGACTTTGACAGGGTTCTAAAAGCCGGGGCAGATAAAGTCAGTGTAAATTCTGGGGCTATAAAAAATCCTGAGCTTATTAGAGAAGCTGCTCTAAAATATGGTAACCAGTGCGTAGTTCTTTCTGTTGACGTAAAAAGGGTAGATGGGGTCTTTAAAGTTTTTCTAAATGGTGGACGAAAAGAAACTGGTCTAGAAGCTATAGAATGGATAAAACAGGGATGCCGTCTTGGAGCCGGAGAAATAGTGGTAAACAGTATCGATACCGACGGAGTAAAAGGCGGCTTTGACTTAGAGCTTCTAGAAGCCGTAGGAAATGTAGTAGACGTACCTGTAATTGCCTCTGGAGGGGCTGGGAAAATGGAAGATTTCAAGGTCCTTTTTGAGAAGCTTCCAAAAATAGATGCAGGACTTGCAGCTTCTATTTTCCACTTTGGAGAGGTAAAAATACCTGATCTCAAGAGATACTTAAAAGAACAGGGAATCGAAATCAGAATATAA